The Archaeoglobaceae archaeon DNA segment TCGCCGTCAAACTTGACAATCTCAACCTCGTCCCCCGCTTTAAGCTCAGAGAGGTATCTGGTTTTATCTCCAACCTTAAGATAGGCATTTACACTCCCCGCATTGACTCTGAATGGTCTTGAAGCCACATACTCACTTTCTTCGCTTTCACTTGCAACGAGAAACATGAATCCCGCTTTGTTGCCAACAAGCATACCCTCGCCGACTGACATGATCGAAACGGTGTCAATGCAAACTCTTTCCCCAAGTCCAAGTGGTTTTATTTCTTTTATCTTTGCCCTATTTAGCTCTATCTTCTCTTTTTCAGCCTTAACAAGCTCGTAGAATTTTCTAAGAGTTTCTCGATTGCCTTTAACTGCAATTCCATCCGCTCCCTTCTCAAGTGTTGTCAACGCGAGCCGTGCATCTTCAATGCTGTCCACGATCACAATTGCTTTTCCTTTCTTCATCGCAACTATGTTTTCAAGCGGAATCACCTTCCAGTCTGAGAACTTTAGCACTGCTGTCCGCTTGCCTAAAGCCAATTCTTGATCTCTTGCGGACTTTATTTCAACGATCTCTTCCAAGGGCTGAAGCTCAATTTTTCCGAGTTTTTTAGCCTTTTCGATGAACTTCTGCTGGATTATTGCACCATCAAAGCCAAGCTCGATCGCGTTCCTTAAATCAGCTTTAACTTCGTCCCAGTTATCTCCATCTGCCAGCAACCAGATCTCCTTCATATTCAAGCACCTCTTCAACGCTCATCCCTTCGTGGATTATGTGATGCAATGCCTTAGCAATATC contains these protein-coding regions:
- a CDS encoding 3-dehydroquinate synthase II, producing the protein MKEIWLLADGDNWDEVKADLRNAIELGFDGAIIQQKFIEKAKKLGKIELQPLEEIVEIKSARDQELALGKRTAVLKFSDWKVIPLENIVAMKKGKAIVIVDSIEDARLALTTLEKGADGIAVKGNRETLRKFYELVKAEKEKIELNRAKIKEIKPLGLGERVCIDTVSIMSVGEGMLVGNKAGFMFLVASESEESEYVASRPFRVNAGSVNAYLKVGDKTRYLSELKAGDEVEIVKFDGEVRKSHVGRVKIERRPLLLIVAEANGVEGSVILQNAETIKLINPEGKHVSVSELKVGDEVLVWVGEKARHFGVKVEEFVVEK